The Triticum aestivum cultivar Chinese Spring chromosome 7B, IWGSC CS RefSeq v2.1, whole genome shotgun sequence genome window below encodes:
- the LOC123162339 gene encoding U-box domain-containing protein 39, producing MGTARLRWRPFTASSPASSASSSPSSSFTTTVDPPAEFLCPISGTLMADPVIVPPGQTIERACIQACAALAFYPPAVAGLPSSPLVLIPNVALRSAILNWCERLGLPHPSPLSLDTAGDIVRRLMPPRQGQRSQVNYGPPPQPQPSSVRTRNRYSVDYSAVDDFVPEPRQTGGSLEEEIMAVLGADGASPAEQKATMASLRQATRESKEMRTQLCTPRLLAALRPMLLSADAGIQVNAAAAMVNLSLEAENKVRIVRSGAVSPLVDVLRVGHPEARDHAAGAIYSLAVEDENRAAIGVLGAIPPLLELFSSGGAGHRARREAGMALYHVSLAGMNRSKIARTPGVVRTLLATAEARDRGNDSDADAAALRKLAVMILANLAGCPEGRAALMDGGAVAAIVGLMRSGSAAPGSAEEEYCISALYGMSRGSLRFRGLARAAGVEAALMPVAESDGGVGRDMARRTLRAMRGEDDEVALTASGILGREWDDASVVSEGMVSLRRPQHHRSNYAGPSGSNTTQF from the coding sequence ATGGGCACCGCCCGGCTGCGGTGGAGGCCATTCACGGCCTCCTCACCGGCGTCCTCCGCGTCTTCGTCACCGTCCTCGTCGTTCACAACCACGGTGGACCCGCCGGCGGAGTTCCTCTGCCCTATCTCCGGCACGCTCATGGCCGACCCCGTCATCGTCCCACCGGGCCAGACCATCGAGCGTGCCTGCATCCAGGCCTGCGCCGCGCTCGCCTTCTACCCGCCCGCCGTTGCCGGCCTCCCGTCGTCTCCCCTCGTGCTCATCCCCAACGTCGCGCTCCGCTCCGCCATCCTCAACTGGTGCGAGCGCCTCGGGCTGCCCCAcccttcccctctctccctcgacACCGCCGGCGACATCGTCCGCCGCCTCATGCCGCCGCGCCAGGGGCAGAGGTCGCAGGTGAACTACGGGCCGCCCCCACAGCCACAGCCCTCCTCCGTCCGGACAAGAAACCGGTACAGCGTCGACTACAGCGCCGTCGACGACTTCGTGCCGGAGCCGAGGCAGACGGGCGGCTCGCTGGAGGAGGAGATCATGGCCGTGCTCGGCGCGGACGGCGCCAGCCCCGCGGAGCAGAAGGCGACGATGGCCTCTCTGCGGCAGGCGACGCGGGAGAGCAAAGAGATGCGGACGCAGCTCTGCACGCCGCGGCTGCTCGCCGCGCTCCGGCCGATGCTGCTGTCCGCTGACGCCGGCATCCAGGTCAACGCGGCCGCGGCCATGGTGAACCTGTCGCTCGAGGCGGAGAACAAGGTACGGATCGTGCGGTCCGGAGCGGTGTCGCCGCTCGTCGACGTGCTCCGGGTCGGCCACCCGGAGGCGCGCGACCACGCCGCCGGCGCGATCTACAGCCTCGCCGTGGAGGACGAGAACCGCGCGGCCATCGGCGTGCTCGGCGCTATCCCGCCGTTGCTGGAGCTGTTCTCGAGCGGCGGGGCCGGCCACCGCGCGCGCCGCGAGGCCGGCATGGCGCTGTACCACGTCTCCCTCGCCGGGATGAACCGGTCCAAGATCGCGCGCACGCCGGGGGTCGTGCGGACGCTGCTCGCCACGGCGGAGGCACGGGACCGCGGGAACGActccgacgccgacgccgcggCGCTGCGGAAGCTCGCAGTGATGATCCTGGCCAACCTCGCCGGCTGCCCGGAAGGGAGGGCCGCCCTGATGGACGGCGGCGCGGTGGCCGCGATCGTGGGGCTCATGCGCAGCGGCTCGGCCGCGCCGGGCAGCGCGGAGGAGGAGTACTGCATATCGGCATTGTACGGGATGAGCCGGGGCAGCCTGAGGTTCCGCGGGCTCGCGCGCGCGGCGGGCGTCGAGGCGGCGCTGATGCCGGTGGCCGAGAGCGACGGCGGGGTCGGGCGCGACATGGCGCGGCGCACGCTCCGGGCGATGCGCGGGGAGGACGACGAGGTGGCGCTGACGGCCTCCGGGATACTGGGGAGGGAGTGGGACGACGCGAGCGTGGTGTCGGAGGGGATGGTGTCGCTCCGGCGGCCGCAGCACCACCGGAGCAACTACGCCGGGCCGTCCGGGTCAAACACGACCCAGTTCTGA